A window from Populus trichocarpa isolate Nisqually-1 chromosome 3, P.trichocarpa_v4.1, whole genome shotgun sequence encodes these proteins:
- the LOC7479203 gene encoding uncharacterized protein LOC7479203 isoform X1 yields MDRNLGKSMVDQQKNYEQIQSNNMEARNEGKGSVNQRFFHDPSANINTNMRPPDYNMSMGARPVLNYSIQTGEEFALEFMRERVNPRQQFFPSARIDPNSSTGYVGLEGVLGISHMGSESGADISMISSVEKARNQESDRKGSSVNEDQSYYDPVPSVPRTSPRNDSSRGIHGYPSSGASDSSSTKLKFLCSFGGTILPRPSDGKLRYVGGETRIIRISKNISWQELMQKTVAIYNQSHTIKYQLPGEDLDALVSVSCDEDLQNMMEECNVSEDGGSKKPRMFLFSCNDLEDSQFGLGSGEGENSEIQYVVAVNGMDLGSRKNSMNLASASGNNLDELLCLNVERESGRVAAEFTGSNVPSSAVNMLPSTIQSSQPVPMISSSAQESNSQPYHGQKMHRGDNSQRPASSMQPIESFSHVDRKGINPLPVPIQFGFDSHLPDHATVGENLVGVPFHVYPPTQQGVLGEEKLYSGIHVQNAEVSVKDTKLKRDSSGKKINEPEKVKTMDKEAAKKEFKMKRDDSFQKLNETFKIRAVENDTVSLHPHDSSAPNYTSREEVSVANSMQEVGSPLQLMKTNKGPQEAVLSSMPTEAVTEGIKNNRDDHFHSSGDPFAPGYGGSEADPTDFSYPEPSVVSHRVFHSERIPREQAELNRLSKSDDSFDPQILITQARSGSQPVIESIDKLHEGNVASQTDQPRTSARSRYANPQTVEDGLAQFEKYKEFADNISKVNPNIAQGLGSNVQKSELRRVVFNPVDDYEGSQVKGNYTDRSINDNKAVGLTHSTASQGTSSKHPEDPALGPQEFERTDIGADNNNGNNTKVSVQPLAWTESPVRAVSQGEPSFGVGTPEQKDIRIDINDRFPPDFLSDIFSKAKIHETGLGPQEFERTDFGADNNNGNNTKVSVQPLAWTGSPVRAVSQGEPSIGVGAPEQKDICIDINDRFPHDFLSDSFSKAKTHETGVSPVHVDGVGLSLNMENHDPKRRSYFQNLAQDQSASKVFSLIDQDHLSYSSSLTNVEGGAPIDYSYPPLKSDGVGLPHIEEDVRQETSGVVGPNTMDSHADYGHFELKGIESAWLDGMNARIPESEYEGGKLDIRNIGTHLVDLSLGEFDISTLQIIKNEDLEELRELGSGTFGTVYHGKWRGTDVAIKRIKKSCFTGRTSEQERLTTEFWREAEILSKLHHPNVVAFYGVVQDGPGGTLATVTEFMVNGSLRHVLLSKDRHLDHRKRLIIAMDAAFGMEYLHSKNIVHFDLKCDNLLVNLKDPLRPICKVGDFGLSKIKRNTLVTGGVRGTLPWMAPELLNGSSSKVSEKVDVFSFAIVLWEILTGEEPYANMHYGAIIGGIVNNTLRPPVPSFCDPEWRLLMEQCWAPDPMARPSFTEIARRLRAMSDACRTKQIPK; encoded by the exons ATGGACAGGAATCTGGGAAAAAGCATGGTAGATCAACAGAAAAACTATGAACAAATTCAATCCAATAACATGGAAgctagaaatgaagggaaggggTCTGTAAACCAAAGATTTTTCCATGATCCATCAGCTAATATTAATACTAACATGCGACCTCCTGACTACAACATGTCAATGGGAGCTAGGCCTGTGCTAAATTACTCCATTCAGACTGGTGAGGAATTCGCTCTTGAATTTATGCGGGAGAGGGTGAACCCCAGGCAACAGTTCTTTCCAAGTGCTCGCATTGATCCTAATAGTTCAACTGGCTATGTTGGACTGGAGGGTGTGTTGGGAATATCCCATATGGGTTCTGAAAGTGGGGCTGACATCTCTATGATTAGCTCGGTTGAAAAAGCTCGGAACCAGGAGTCTGACAGGAAGGGGTCCTCTGTTAATGAAGATCAAAGTTATTATGACCCTGTCCCATCAGTACCGCGAACCTCACCGAGAAATGACAGCAGTCGAGGAATTCATGGTTATCCATCTTCAGGAGCTTCTGATAGTTCATCAACAAAGTTGAAGTTTCTCTGCAGCTTTGGTGGTACAATTTTGCCTCGTCCGAGTGATGGAAAGCTGAGATATGTTGGGGGCGAAACGCGCATTATCCGAATAAGCAAAAATATTTCTTGGCAGGAGCTTATGCAGAAAACAGTGGCAATTTACAATCAATCTCACACTATAAAATATCAGCTTCCTGGTGAAGATCTGGATGCGTTGGTTTCTGTATCCTGTGATGAGGATCTTCAGAACATGATGGAAGAATGCAATGTATCAGAAGATGGGGGGTCAAAGAAGCCTAGGATGTTCCTTTTTTCTTGCAATGATCTAGAGGACTCCCAGTTTGGCCTAGGAAGTGGAGAGGGTGAGAATTCTGAGATTCAATATGTAGTTGCTGTAAATGGTATGGACTTGGGTTCAAGGAAGAACTCAATGAATCTGGCAAGTGCATCTGGGAACAATTTGGATGAGTTGCTCTGTCTTAATGTTGAGAGGGAAAGCGGTCGAGTTGCAGCTGAATTCACTGGCAGTAATGTCCCGTCTTCAGCTGTTAATATGCTGCCATCAACAATTCAATCTTCTCAACCAGTGCCGATGATTTCATCTAGTGCCCAAGAATCTAATTCACAACCTTACCATGGCCAGAAAATGCACCGTGGAGATAATAGCCAGCGCCCAGCATCATCCATGCAACCTATTGAGAGCTTCTCCCATGTGGATAGAAAGGGCATCAATCCATTGCCGGTCCCAAttcaatttggttttgattCTCATCTTCCTGACCATGCAACAGTTGGGGAAAATTTAGTGGGAGTGCCTTTCCATGTGTATCCTCCAACACAACAGGGGGTTTTGGGAGAAGAGAAACTGTATAGTGGCATTCATGTGCAAAATGCAGAAGTGTCTGTAAAGGATACAAAACTCAAAAGAGATAGCtcaggaaagaaaataaatgaaccTGAGAAAGTTAAAACTATGGATAAGGAGGCAGCTAAAAAGGAATTCAAAATGAAGCGGGATGATTCATTCCAGAAGCTTaatgaaacttttaaaattcgGGCAGTGGAAAATGATACTGTTTCCTTGCATCCACATGATAGTTCTGCTCCAAATTACACTTCTAGAGAAGAAGTATCGGTTGCCAATTCAATGCAAGAAGTAGGATCACCACTGCAGCTCATGAAAACTAATAAAGGGCCCCAAGAAGCTGTACTCAGTTCGATGCCCACTGAAGCTGTGACTGaagggataaaaaataacagGGATGACCATTTCCATTCATCTGGTGATCCATTTGCCCCAGGATATGGGGGTTCTGAGGCTGATCCAACAGATTTTAGCTATCCTGAACCATCTGTGGTTTCTCATCGGGTTTTTCATTCTGAGCGAATTCCCAGGGAGCAGGCAGAATTAAATCGCTTGTCAAAATCTGATGATTCTTTTGATCCTCAGATTCTAATAACTCAAGCACGTTCTGGTTCTCAACCAGTTATAGAATCGATTGATAAGTTGCATGAAGGAAATGTGGCTTCCCAGACTGACCAGCCCCGCACATCTGCAAGATCGCGTTATGCAAATCCCCAGACTGTTGAAGATGGACTCGCACAGTTTGAAAAGTATAAAGAATTTGCTGATAACATCAGTAAAGTAAATCCCAATATTGCTCAAGGTCTAGGGTCAAACGTGCAGAAATCTGAATTGAGACGTGTTGTTTTTAATCCAGTGGATGATTATGAAGGTTCCCAGGTTAAAGGTAACTACACTGATCGCTCTATCAATGATAACAAAGCAGTTGGGTTGACACATTCCACAGCAAGTCAGGGAACTTCTAGTAAGCACCCAGAAGATCCTGCTTTGGGGCCTCAAGAGTTTGAAAGAACTGATATTGGTGCTGACAATAACAATGGGAACAACACTAAGGTGAGTGTGCAGCCTCTGGCATGGACAGAGAGCCCAGTTAGAGCTGTTTCTCAAGGGGAGCCCAGCTTTGGTGTTGGCACTCCTGAGCAGAAAGACATACGAATCGATATAAATGACCGGTTTCCTCCTGATTTCCTGTCTGATATTTTCTCCAAAGCGAAAATCCATGAGACTGGTTTGGGGCCTCAAGAGTTTGAAAGAACTGATTTTGGTGCTGACAATAACAATGGGAACAACACCAAGGTGAGTGTGCAGCCTCTGGCATGGACAGGAAGCCCAGTTAGAGCTGTTTCTCAAGGGGAGCCCAGCATTGGTGTTGGCGCTCCTGAGCAGAAAGACATATGTATTGATATAAATGACCGGTTTCCTCATGATTTCCTGTCTGATAGTTTCTCAAAAGCGAAAACCCATGAGACTGGGGTCAGTCCAGTGCATGTTGATGGAGTGGGCTTGAGCTTGAACATGGAGAATCATGACCCAAAACGCCGGTCTTACTTTCAGAATTTGGCTCAAGATCAGTCTGCCAGCAAAGTTTTTTCCCTTATAGACCAAGACCATCTGAGTTATTCATCCTCGCTTACAAATGTTGAAGGAGGGGCTCCCATAGATTATAGTTATCCACCCTTAAAGTCTGATGGAGTTGGCTTGCCTCACATTGAGGAAGATGTTCGGCAAGAGACATCTGGTGTTGTTGGACCGAACACCATGGATTCCCATGCAGATTATGGTCATTTTGAGCTGAAAGGCATTGAGAGTGCGTGGTTGGATGGGATGAATGCTAGAATACCTGAATCAGAGTATGAG GGTGGCAAGTTGGACATTCGAAACATTGGCACACATCTTGTCGATCTTTCTCTAGGAGAGTTTGATATTAGCACCTTGCAG ATCATAAAAAATGAGGACCTGGAAGAGCTGAGAGAATTGGGGTCTGGCACATTTGGTACTGTTTATCATGGAAAATGGAGGGGTACAGATGTTGCCATTAAGCGAATAAAAAAGAGCTGCTTCACCGGCCGCACAtcagaacaagaaagattg aCCACGGAGTTCTGGCGTGAAGCTGAAATTCTCTCAAAGCTTCACCACCCCAATGTTGTTGCATTTTATGGAGTGGTGCAGGATGGACCAGGAGGAACACTAGCCACTGTGACAGAGTTCATGGTGAATGGCTCTCTTAGACATGTTTTACTTAGCAAGGACAG GCATCTTGATCATCGTAAGCGTCTGATTATTGCGATGGATGCAGCTTTTGGAATGGAATATTTGCATTCAAAGAACATTGTGCATTTTGATTTGAAATGTGACAACTTGCTTGTCAACCTGAAGGATCCTTTACGACCTATTTGCAAG gtaggtgattttGGTTTGTCAAAGATCAAAAGGAATACCTTGGTTACTGGTGGTGTAAGGGGAACTCTTCCATGGATGGCTCCAGAACTCCTGAATGGTAGCAGCAGTAAGGTTTCTGAAAAG GTTGATGTGTTCTCTTTCGCCATTGTCTTATGGGAGATTCTCACTGGTGAAGAGCCTTATGCCAATATGCATTATGGTGCAATCATAG GAGGCATAGTTAATAACACCTTGAGACCGCCTGTACCAAGCTTTTGTGACCCGGAATGGAGATTGCTAATGGAGCAGTGTTGGGCACCTGATCCCATGGCCCGTCCATCATTCACAGAGATCGCCAGGCGCTTACGTGCCATGTCAGACGCATGTCGAACTAAACAGATACCCAAGTAG